The proteins below come from a single Xenopus tropicalis strain Nigerian chromosome 9, UCB_Xtro_10.0, whole genome shotgun sequence genomic window:
- the LOC100487239 gene encoding glucagon receptor isoform X4: MRLVLLLPLLTISQAASQVLERTVEEWMRYRDECYKRMASTPHPSGLHCNRTFDMYACWPDGTPGTITYVPCPYYLPWFQKVSHGLLSQRCGKDGLWVKGNRSQAWRNVSQCEDDTEVTAEEVETRDLLLSFRALYTVGYSVSLLTLISALLILTMCRKLRCTRNSIHANLFASFALRAVSVIVKDVLLAKRWGMQITEVSDWEVLISDQAAIGCRIAQVVMQYCILANHYWFVVEAVYLYKLLIGAVFSEKNYYTLYLYLGWGTPVLFVVPWVTLKYLKENSECWALNENMAYWWIIRIPILLASLINLVIFMRILKVILSKLRANQKGYADYKLRLAKATLTLIPLFGIHEVVFIFATDEQTSGILRYIKVFFNLFLNSFQGFLVAVLYCFANKEVKSEIHKKWRLWQADRKALVCPR, from the exons ATGAGACTTGTACTTCTGCTCCCACTCCTAACAATCTCACAG GCTGCCAGCCAGGTGCTGGAGAGAACCGTGGAGGAATGGATGAGATACAGGGATGAGTGTTACAAAAGGATGGCCAGCACTCCTCACCCCTCCG GGCTGCATTGTAATCGTACGTTTGATATGTACGCCTGCTGGCCAGATGGCACCCCGGGAACTATCACTTATGTACCGTGCCCCTACTACCTCCCTTGGTTCCAGAAAG TTAGCCATGGGCTACTATCACAACGCTGTGGGAAGGATGGGCTCTGGGTAAAGGGGAACAGATCACAAGCCTGGAGGAATGTATCACAGTGCGAAGATGATACGGAGGTGACAGCAGAAGAG GTGGAGACACGGGACCTGTTGCTAAGTTTCAGGGCACTGTACACTGTGGGATACTCTGTCTCTCTGCTGACACTTATCTCAGCCCTGTTGATTCTCACCATGTGCAG GAAACTGCGCTGCACCAGAAATAGCATCCACGCCAACTTGTTTGCATCCTTCGCTCTTCGTGCGGTCTCTGTCATTGTAAAGGATGTTCTTCTGGCAAAGCGGTGGGGCATGCAGATCACTGAAGTCTCAGACTGGGAAGTCCTGATTAGTGACCAA GCTGCGATTGGCTGTCGCATTGCACAGGTTGTTATGCAGTACTGCATCCTGGCCAATCACTACTGGTTTGTGGTAGAAGCGGTGTACCTATACAAGTTGCTGATTGGAGCAGTGTTCTCAGAGAAGAACTATTACACATTATACTTGTATCTGGGATGGG GAACTCCAGTTCTGTTTGTGGTTCCTTGGGTGACATTAAAATACCTGAAAGAGAACTCAGA GTGCTGGGCACTAAATGAGAACATGGCATATTGGTGGATAATCCGCATACCCATTCTGCTAGCCTCACTG ATAAACCTTGTCATTTTTATGAGAATTTTGAAGGTGATATTGTCCAAGCTGCGGGCCAATCAGAAAGGATACGCAGACTACAAGCTCAG ATTGGCTAAGGCCACACTGACGCTGATTCCACTTTTTGGAATTCATGAGGTTGTGTTTATCTTTGCCACAGATGAACAAACGTCTGGAATCCTGCGCTACATCAAGGTCTTCTTTAACCTCTTTCTCAACTCCTTCCAG
- the LOC100487239 gene encoding glucagon receptor isoform X3 encodes MRLVLLLPLLTISQKAASQVLERTVEEWMRYRDECYKRMASTPHPSGLHCNRTFDMYACWPDGTPGTITYVPCPYYLPWFQKVSHGLLSQRCGKDGLWVKGNRSQAWRNVSQCEDDTEVTAEEVETRDLLLSFRALYTVGYSVSLLTLISALLILTMCRKLRCTRNSIHANLFASFALRAVSVIVKDVLLAKRWGMQITEVSDWEVLISDQAAIGCRIAQVVMQYCILANHYWFVVEAVYLYKLLIGAVFSEKNYYTLYLYLGWGTPVLFVVPWVTLKYLKENSECWALNENMAYWWIIRIPILLASLINLVIFMRILKVILSKLRANQKGYADYKLRLAKATLTLIPLFGIHEVVFIFATDEQTSGILRYIKVFFNLFLNSFQGFLVAVLYCFANKEVKSEIHKKWRLWQADRKALVCPR; translated from the exons ATGAGACTTGTACTTCTGCTCCCACTCCTAACAATCTCACAG AAGGCTGCCAGCCAGGTGCTGGAGAGAACCGTGGAGGAATGGATGAGATACAGGGATGAGTGTTACAAAAGGATGGCCAGCACTCCTCACCCCTCCG GGCTGCATTGTAATCGTACGTTTGATATGTACGCCTGCTGGCCAGATGGCACCCCGGGAACTATCACTTATGTACCGTGCCCCTACTACCTCCCTTGGTTCCAGAAAG TTAGCCATGGGCTACTATCACAACGCTGTGGGAAGGATGGGCTCTGGGTAAAGGGGAACAGATCACAAGCCTGGAGGAATGTATCACAGTGCGAAGATGATACGGAGGTGACAGCAGAAGAG GTGGAGACACGGGACCTGTTGCTAAGTTTCAGGGCACTGTACACTGTGGGATACTCTGTCTCTCTGCTGACACTTATCTCAGCCCTGTTGATTCTCACCATGTGCAG GAAACTGCGCTGCACCAGAAATAGCATCCACGCCAACTTGTTTGCATCCTTCGCTCTTCGTGCGGTCTCTGTCATTGTAAAGGATGTTCTTCTGGCAAAGCGGTGGGGCATGCAGATCACTGAAGTCTCAGACTGGGAAGTCCTGATTAGTGACCAA GCTGCGATTGGCTGTCGCATTGCACAGGTTGTTATGCAGTACTGCATCCTGGCCAATCACTACTGGTTTGTGGTAGAAGCGGTGTACCTATACAAGTTGCTGATTGGAGCAGTGTTCTCAGAGAAGAACTATTACACATTATACTTGTATCTGGGATGGG GAACTCCAGTTCTGTTTGTGGTTCCTTGGGTGACATTAAAATACCTGAAAGAGAACTCAGA GTGCTGGGCACTAAATGAGAACATGGCATATTGGTGGATAATCCGCATACCCATTCTGCTAGCCTCACTG ATAAACCTTGTCATTTTTATGAGAATTTTGAAGGTGATATTGTCCAAGCTGCGGGCCAATCAGAAAGGATACGCAGACTACAAGCTCAG ATTGGCTAAGGCCACACTGACGCTGATTCCACTTTTTGGAATTCATGAGGTTGTGTTTATCTTTGCCACAGATGAACAAACGTCTGGAATCCTGCGCTACATCAAGGTCTTCTTTAACCTCTTTCTCAACTCCTTCCAG